The Leadbetterella byssophila DSM 17132 DNA window TATGGACGCATTGCCGGATAGCGCGCGTAAGAATATGGAGAAAGGGATAGAAACTACAGCAGGTAATACAGGACTCGTATTAAATATTGCCTTGAGTTATAGTGGTAAATGGGATATTCTTCAGGTCAGCAAAAAACTGGCTACTGAAGTAAAAGAAGGAAAAATTCAAGCTAGTGATATTGATGAAACCCTATTTAGTCAGTATCTTTCTACTTTCCCGGCTCCTGATGTGGATCTATTGATCCGTACCGGTGGCGATCACAGGATAAGTAATTACCTTTTATGGCAGTCTGCTTATGCTGAATTATTATTTTTAGACATTTTGTGGCCCGATTTCAGGAAAAGTCACTTACTGGATGCAATAAAATCATTTCAAACCAGAGATAGGCGTTTCGGTAAAACCCATGATTAATTTTCAAATGACGTATTTTTTTAGACTTTTCTTTGTTCTTCTACTTTTATCTGGTTTGACTGCTAATGCACAGAGAATTGGTGTAGGTAGACAATCTACTCCTACAGCACCCACTTCTTTGGTTGATTACAACAACCCTAAAGAATATATCATAGGCGGGATTACCGTGGTAGGAGTTCAGTATTTAGATAAGAATACTTTAATCTCTGTAGCAGGTTTAAATGTTAATGAGAAAATCACCATTCCCGGAGAGAGAATCACTACGGCTATCCGTAGATTGATGGATCAGGGTATCTTGGAAGATGTTTCTATAAATATTACTAGTATAGAAGATAACAAGGTATTTCTTGAACTAGACTTGAGGGAGAGACCCCGATTAAATAAGATTGTTTTGAATGGTATTCGGAACGGTCAAAAAGAAACCATAGAAGAGAAGATCAAAACCTATAAAGGGAAAGTGATCACTGAAGCTATGGTGAAGAACATGCAAAACATTATCAAGAAGCACTATTTAGATAAGGGATTTTTGCATACCAAAGTTCAGGCCCAGCAAATCAACGATACCATTCGTACTAGCACCGCGCAGATCGTATTTAATATTGATAGAGGGAAAAAAGCGAGAATTGATAAGATTGAAATTGAAGGACTTAATGAAGTTCCTAAATGGAGAGCTTTGTCAAAGATGAAGGGTACCAAAGAGAAAGCCCCTTTGCGTATTTTCAATCCTTCTAAGTTTAGAGAGAAGAAATACAAGGAAGATAAAGAGAAGCTGATTGCGTTCCTCAATAAGAACGGATACCGTAACGCTAATATCGATAAGGACTCTGTATACATCAATCCAAATGGGAATGTAGGGATTAAACTGGAGGTAACGGAAGGGCAGAGGTTCTATTACAGAAATATCACATGGGTAGGAAACTATGTACGTAATACAGATACATTGAATCTGATTTTGGGCATAGAAAAAGGAGATGTTTATAATCCTGAAGATCTTCAGAAGAGACTTAATGGTAAACCTACCGGTGGTGACGTGAGTTCCTATTATCAGGATGATGGTTATCTGTATTTTAACGTAGAACCGGTAGAAGTAGCAGTGGTAGGTGACTCTATTGATATAGAACTTAGAATTAGAGAGGGTAAGCAGGCTACCATTTCAAAGATCATTTTGAATGGTAATACTAAGACTAGTGACCACGTAGTGCTTCGTGAGATCCTTACTAAGCCGGGACAGAAATTCAGTAGGTCAGATTTAGTGGAGAGCGTTCAAAGTTTAACCCGTTTGGGATACTTTGATCCTCAGAAAATAGACCCTAAACCTGTTCCTCAGGCTGACGGAACGGTGAATATTGAGTATACGGTAGAAGAGAAATCTTCTGATAATATAGAGTTATCTGGGGGGTATTCTGCCATGCAAGGTATTATCGGTACCTTCGGGGTAGTCTTTAATAACTTCTCTATCCGTAAGATTTTTGACTTTAAAGAATACAAACCTTTACCTAAAGGTGACGGACAGAAGTTTTCCATTCGTTTGCAAGCGAATGGTGGTTTCCAGAACTACTCTCTATCTTTCTCTGAGCCATGGTTAGGAGGTAAGAAACCTAATTCCTTGACCGTGTCGCTTTGGCACTCCGTACAGGATTTAGGAAAGATGTACGATAGATATAGAAGGTATTATGCAAACTCTGCTTATGCTGACTACTATAATACTCTTTATAGCAGTGCTTATTATAACGGTTACTTTAAGAACACCGGTTTGTCTGTGGGCTTTGGTAAACGTTTGAACTGGCCGGATAGGAACTTTAACTTCAGCTCAAGCTTAAGTTATCAGTTCTATGATGTGAAGGATTCCTGGTATCTACGTGGATTCAGCAATGGTGTAGCTCACGACTTGTCTCTTGGATTTAACCTTTCCAGATACAGCTTAGATAATCCACAGTTTACCCGTACAGGTTCTAATGTGTCCTTGAGCGGTACGTTTAACCCTCCTTATTCCGGATTAGGTATAGAGCCTAAGAATAATAGAATGTTTATAGAAGGGCATAAATGGATGTTTGACTTAGACTGGTATACGCCGGTAGTAGGTAAGTTTATTTTCCATGCTAAGGCCAATATGGGCTTCTTAGGAAGATACAATAGCAAGAATGATTATAGCCCATTCGGAAGATTTGTACTAGGTGGTGCAGGTATGGGAATGCAGAACAGTAACAGTATCGGTATTGAACTGATAGGTTTAAGAGGATACGAAGAAGGTATAGTATATGAGCCTACTTATAATGAGGCTGCGGATGTCTTGAATCAGAGTGCATATACGCGTCAAGGTGGTATCATATATAATAAATACGCTGTGGAGCTAAGATATCCTGTGTCACTGAATGCTCAGGCTACTATCTATCTATTGACCTTTGCAGAGGCCGGTAATAGCTGGGGAAGTTATAAGGACTTCAATCCATTCAAGATTCGTAGGTCTGCGGGTGTGGGTGCCAGAGTATTTATGGCAGCCTTCGGTCTATTGGGTATAGATTATGGTTATGCATTTGACCCCATTCCGGGATTACCTAACCAAGGTAAGAAGGCATTTACCTTCAGTATAGGGCAGCAAATACGTTAATCATTTGTTAATCGTTTAAACTATTTAAGATTTCGAACGTCTTAGTAGCAGAAAGATGAAAAAACTAGGGTCTTTAATCATATTGCTGATGTTGGCTCTTCCGGGATTTTCTCAGAAGTTTGGATACATCGATAGTGAATACATCCTGAGTAGAATGCCGGAATATAAAAAGGCAGAGGAGACCATGAATGCTTTGACTGAGCAGTGGACAAAGGAGGTTTCCAAAAAATACGAGGATGTGGCTCAGATGAAGTTGAAGTACCAACAGGAGGAGATTCTCTTAACGCAAGACATGCGGGTGGAGCGACAAAAGGCAATTGAAAAAGCGGAAGAGGACCTAAAGAGTTATAACAATAGTATTTTCGGATTAAATGGGATGTTGTTCCAAAAAAAGAAGGAATTGTTGAAGCCTATTGTGGAGCAGATCTATAAAACGTCCGAAAAAATTGCGAAGAACCATAAACTTAGCTTTATATTTGACAAGGCATCTGATCTGAGCATGTTCTATGCTGATCCGAGACATGACTATACGGATTTCATGTTAGAAGAGTTAGGTCTGGTAAATAAATAGTAAACCAAAGTAAATTAATAGTTTAAAAAATGAGAATCAAATTGTTTGTAACTGCGCTGGCACTTTTGGCAAGCCTAACCGTGAACGCCCAAACTAGCGTAAAAATTGGTTGGACTAATGTTGACCACATTTTGCAGAATCTACCTGATTTCAAAGACATACAGACCAAACTTTCTACAGAACGTGCTCAGTACGAGAAATTGTTTAACGAGAAATTGGCTGAATATCAGAAGTTAGTAGAAGATTATCAAAAGAATGCGGCTACTATGTCTGAAGTTATCCGCAAAGACAAAGAGAAAGTAATTCAAAACAAGCAAAACGAATTGCAGGAATTACAACAAAACTCTGAAGCAGCTTTAACTGCTAAGCAGCAAGAACTTCTAAGTCCTGTAATGGATAAGATCCAAAAAGGAATTGAGGAAGTAGCTAAAGAAAACAACTATACTATAGTACTTAACTCTGATGCAGGTTATGGTACTACTCCGGTGATTTTAGTTGCTCCAGACGCAGACAATATTACTGAGAAAGTATTCAAAAAATTAGGAGTAACCGTTCCGGCAGCTTCTAAATAAGACTTTGGCGCAGACCTTCGGGTCTGCGCTTCTTACCAGACCACTAAATCATCTGCATGGATGATGAGGGTATTTTTCCCTGCAGAATTTGGAATATCCACTGAGGATATCCTGACCTTTCCTACACCAATCGTTTCTCCAGCTTCATTTTGGATCTCTACCAGTTCACCTTTGGTGAATTCTCCTGTGTAGTTTTTAATACCTACGTGTAATAAGCTTTTGCGGGCTTTCAAGGCATCTTCTGCACCTTTGTCTATACTTACCTTGCCTACTGAGATTCCGGAGCTTGCAAGCCATTTATTTCGCGCATTGATCTTAGTAGGGTATGCTCGGAAAGTAGTTCCACTTTCTCCTCTAAAAGCTTTTAGGATACCATCTGTTTCTTTCATTCCAAAGATCACTACTTCAATCCCCATTTTATTTGCCAAATGAGTAAAGGTCAGTTTAGATGCCATGCCCCCTGAACCTAGGGATGTCTTTGAAGGAAGGACGTAGGAAAGAATTTTTTCGTCTATTCGTTCGACTTCTGGAATTATTTGACCGGAAGGGTCCAATAGACCACCGGAGGCAGTACAAAGCATTAGTTTCTTTGCCCCAAATCCGCTGGCTATTAAAGTAGCTAACTCGTCGTTATCAGAGAACTTTAATTCTCTGTTACTTACTACGTCATTTTCATTCGCTATAGGAATGATGTCTGACTTCCATAATTCTTCGTAGGTTTCTTTTAGCTGAAGAAATTGTGGCCTTTGAGAAAAGTGTTGCTTCTCAATTAAACTTTGTGCCACTACAATATTATACTCTGCAAATACCTCCTGATACATTTTTAGTAGCAAGGGGTTCCCTATAGCGGCCGCAGCTTTTTTTTGCGCGATAGTAGCTTCGTAGCGAGGTATAAATGATTTTCCCGCACCTACTGCCCCTGAGGATACTATAACGAGGTAATGCTTTTTATGAAGTTGTGCAATTTGTCTTGCTATTTCTTTTAATATCTGTACATCAGGTTCTCCGTTCCCGAGGGATGCTGTACCAAACTTGATGACAAGTATGTCTTTTTTCATAGTTGTTTGTAGTCTTTTTCCAGTTGTTTTAGGTCGTCCATATATTCCAAATGATAGTCTTCGTGTAAACCTTCAAGGAGAGTATACATCTTAGAAATTTTCTTGAGAGCATTTTCTTTGAATTTAGGTTTTAGTTGGCTATCCCTCAAAGTTGCTCTATATTGTTTAAAGGCTATTAAGGCTGCTTCACAAAGGTATTTCCATAGCTCAAGTTCTGATTGCTTATCTTTTGTAACCTTTGCGAATCGATTTATTTTTCCGGAAAAGGTTCTGAAGTAAGTTAAGATCTGTTTAAGCGTTAATCTACCTGATGTGAAATCTATTTGATCCTGAACTTCTTGTTGCCTAAATTTCAAGTCAGACGGTGTATTTTCCAGCAGCTTGTATTGCAGTTGGTCTGTCAATAACTCATCTTTTGCAATAAGTCTCAGAAGTAATTTGTTCTTTTCCTTAGTAGGCAAAGAAAGTATAGCTTCCTTCAGTTCATCTGATAATTTAGCCATAGATCATTAAGATTCTCCATGCTGCAGAAAGTCCTAATAAAGCTAATGAAAATGGTGTGAGGACTTTCCAGCATAGGTACATTAATTGGTCAACTCGAATACGCGGAAAACTCCATCTAACCCACATTTGGATAAGCATTCCCAGATAGGCTTTTGTGAAGATCCAAAAGGCTCCCCAAAGGTTTCCTGACCATTCTCCGGGAGTTCCGGAAGTCCAATCAGCTAAGCGGATAGGTCCTATATTGGGAAAGATGGTGTTCCATCCTCCAAAGAAAAATATGGCGGCTAAAAAGGACATGAGTAGCATCATTCCGTATTCTGCCAGAAAAAGTATAGCCCAGCGAAATCCGGAGTATTCCGTTTGGAAGCCGGCAATCAATTCGGATTCTGCTTCCGGAAGGTCAAAGGGGGCTCGGTTAGCTTCTGCTAATGCGG harbors:
- a CDS encoding OmpH family outer membrane protein, whose product is MRIKLFVTALALLASLTVNAQTSVKIGWTNVDHILQNLPDFKDIQTKLSTERAQYEKLFNEKLAEYQKLVEDYQKNAATMSEVIRKDKEKVIQNKQNELQELQQNSEAALTAKQQELLSPVMDKIQKGIEEVAKENNYTIVLNSDAGYGTTPVILVAPDADNITEKVFKKLGVTVPAASK
- the bamA gene encoding outer membrane protein assembly factor BamA, whose amino-acid sequence is MTYFFRLFFVLLLLSGLTANAQRIGVGRQSTPTAPTSLVDYNNPKEYIIGGITVVGVQYLDKNTLISVAGLNVNEKITIPGERITTAIRRLMDQGILEDVSINITSIEDNKVFLELDLRERPRLNKIVLNGIRNGQKETIEEKIKTYKGKVITEAMVKNMQNIIKKHYLDKGFLHTKVQAQQINDTIRTSTAQIVFNIDRGKKARIDKIEIEGLNEVPKWRALSKMKGTKEKAPLRIFNPSKFREKKYKEDKEKLIAFLNKNGYRNANIDKDSVYINPNGNVGIKLEVTEGQRFYYRNITWVGNYVRNTDTLNLILGIEKGDVYNPEDLQKRLNGKPTGGDVSSYYQDDGYLYFNVEPVEVAVVGDSIDIELRIREGKQATISKIILNGNTKTSDHVVLREILTKPGQKFSRSDLVESVQSLTRLGYFDPQKIDPKPVPQADGTVNIEYTVEEKSSDNIELSGGYSAMQGIIGTFGVVFNNFSIRKIFDFKEYKPLPKGDGQKFSIRLQANGGFQNYSLSFSEPWLGGKKPNSLTVSLWHSVQDLGKMYDRYRRYYANSAYADYYNTLYSSAYYNGYFKNTGLSVGFGKRLNWPDRNFNFSSSLSYQFYDVKDSWYLRGFSNGVAHDLSLGFNLSRYSLDNPQFTRTGSNVSLSGTFNPPYSGLGIEPKNNRMFIEGHKWMFDLDWYTPVVGKFIFHAKANMGFLGRYNSKNDYSPFGRFVLGGAGMGMQNSNSIGIELIGLRGYEEGIVYEPTYNEAADVLNQSAYTRQGGIIYNKYAVELRYPVSLNAQATIYLLTFAEAGNSWGSYKDFNPFKIRRSAGVGARVFMAAFGLLGIDYGYAFDPIPGLPNQGKKAFTFSIGQQIR
- the proB gene encoding glutamate 5-kinase, translated to MKKDILVIKFGTASLGNGEPDVQILKEIARQIAQLHKKHYLVIVSSGAVGAGKSFIPRYEATIAQKKAAAAIGNPLLLKMYQEVFAEYNIVVAQSLIEKQHFSQRPQFLQLKETYEELWKSDIIPIANENDVVSNRELKFSDNDELATLIASGFGAKKLMLCTASGGLLDPSGQIIPEVERIDEKILSYVLPSKTSLGSGGMASKLTFTHLANKMGIEVVIFGMKETDGILKAFRGESGTTFRAYPTKINARNKWLASSGISVGKVSIDKGAEDALKARKSLLHVGIKNYTGEFTKGELVEIQNEAGETIGVGKVRISSVDIPNSAGKNTLIIHADDLVVW
- a CDS encoding OmpH family outer membrane protein; amino-acid sequence: MKKLGSLIILLMLALPGFSQKFGYIDSEYILSRMPEYKKAEETMNALTEQWTKEVSKKYEDVAQMKLKYQQEEILLTQDMRVERQKAIEKAEEDLKSYNNSIFGLNGMLFQKKKELLKPIVEQIYKTSEKIAKNHKLSFIFDKASDLSMFYADPRHDYTDFMLEELGLVNK
- a CDS encoding isoprenyl transferase, which translates into the protein MEEISLNNLPKHVAVIMDGNGRWAKSRGALRIFGHQHGIKAVRETVEGCAELGIKYLTLYTFSTENWGRPKAEVDGIMDLLVKTIGDEVPRLHKNNVRLQCIGDMDALPDSARKNMEKGIETTAGNTGLVLNIALSYSGKWDILQVSKKLATEVKEGKIQASDIDETLFSQYLSTFPAPDVDLLIRTGGDHRISNYLLWQSAYAELLFLDILWPDFRKSHLLDAIKSFQTRDRRFGKTHD